The genomic region GGAATTGCTAAGAATCATCGGTCAAATGTTGAGGCCACACTATGGGGCACACTTGATGCATCATCAATTGAATGGGCAGTGTTTACAAACGCGCTCATGGTTAGGTACCTTGATTATAATGATACATACCTGAGCAAGGAGCCCTTACACCCAAGTGACATGATACCGGCATTGCTGGCGGCCGCTGAGTACAGGGGATTGAGTGGTAAGGACTTGGTAACGGCCATAGCCACCTCGTACGAGATAGGCGTTAGGCTTTGCGATGCGGGTAGCCTTAGGCTTCATGGTTGGGATCACGTTAATTATATAGGCATCGCGGTCACGGCGGGGCTCGCGAAACTCATGGGCCTCAGTGAGAATGAGGCTTTGAACGCGTTATCAATCGCTACAGTGCCTCATGCAGCCATGAGGCAGTCAAGGGTTGGTGAGCTGAGCCATTGGAAGGCAGCTGCAACTGCTAACTCCTCAAGGAATGCCGTGTTCGCAGTATTGCTTGCTAAGGAGGGTTTCACGGGGCCTGATGCGCCATTGAAGGGTGAGATGGGTTTCATAAGGCAGTTACTGGCTGGGGACTTCAATGATAAGTTAATACTTGACCTGGGCTCAATGCCGAGTCCAAAGAGGATCCTGGACACGTACATAAAGCCATACCCAGTGGAGTACCATGCGCAGTCAGCGGTTGATGCGGCTAGGATCATTAGGCAAGAGTATGGAAAGGCCATAGAGCCTGATGATGTTGAGTTAATAACGATAGACACGTTTAAGGCTGCTTACGACATAATAGTTAAGGATCCCGAGAAGTGGGATCCAAAGACCAAGGAGACCGCTGACCACAGCCTAATGTGGGTAACAGCGGTAGCGCTGCTTTATGGTACTGTCGAGCTATATCACTATAAGCCCGAGAATATACGTGACCCCAGGGTACTCTCACTGATAAGGAAGATGAAGGTTAATGTCGACCCGGAGCTCGATAAGTTATACCCATCTGCAATACCCAATAGGATAACCGTGAAGTTTAAGGATGGTAAGGAGTTAACGGCTCGAGTAGATCATCCAAGGGGTCATCCAAAGAACCCAATGACGGATGAGGAGGTGGAGAATAAGTTTAGGAGGTTGACTGATGGCTTATTAACGCCGGGTCAGGTCAATACCGTGATAAACCTCGTGAAAAACCTCGAAAATTTAAAGGATATTAAGCAGGTCCTTAAGGCTATAGTTATATGAGCGCATAATACATAAACCGTTATCCATGATCGCCTAATACATGTATAGTGACTATTTTATCACAGATGTAAAACACTGTGAGTGTTGTTATTTTCAATTATAGTTCACATGGTACGGTATTGTATCATCGTGATTTTATCGATTATTAATAACTTTTGCATATTATAAAATGCAAAAAGTTTAAATTGGCTTCCGTTTCCTAGGCTTTAGATCATGGGCACTAACGATATTGTTAAGTTTGAGGCCTTATCGCCGGCCGAGTTCTTTAGGCGTAATCGAGAAATAGCAGGGTTTAGTAACCCGACTAGGGCTGTTTATCAGACGATTAGGGAGCTCGTTGAGAATAGTCTCGATGCAACTGAGACGTTTAAGATACTGCCGAGTATAAAGATCTACATTGATTATGCGGATCAATCTAGGAATTGGGTTAGTATTTATGTTGAGGATAACGGCATTGGAATACCTGGGGATGAAATACCAAACGTCTTTGGCAGGGTATTCTACAGCAGTAAGTATAGGATTAAGCAGCACAGGGGCATCTTTGGGCTTGGGGCGAAGATGGTTGTGCTGTACGCGCAATCTACTACGAACACGCCAATACTCGTTAGAAGCGCGCCGTTGAAGAGTGACGTTATTTATGAATATCAGTTGATGATTGACATTACGAAGAACGAACCCGTGATAGTCTCGCAGAGAACATTGGAAAATAAGTATGCGTGGCATGGCACGGCGATAAAGGTCGTGCTTGAGGGCGACTGGCCAAAGGCAAAGCGGAGGGTTGAGGAGTACCTGAGGAGGACCGCCATGGTCGCGCCATACGCAGAATTCGTGCTTAGGGGCCCCGATGAGGATGACGCCATTAAAATACCCAGGATAACCACGAAAATGCCCGACCCACCTGAGGAGGGTCTTCCTCATCCCAAGAGTGTTGATGTGGAGCTGATAAAGCAGTTAATACAGAGAGACCCAAGCATGCCACTACTTGAATTTCTCGTCGAGAACTTCGATGGCGTTGGCGAAACAATCGCAAAGACATTCCTAGACTTCGTTGGGTTACCGCCAGATATGCCCGTGGGCAAGCTCGTTAATGACGAATTGGTTAATTTTGTGACGAAGATGAGGGAGTTCAATGGGTGGAGGAGGCCAAGGGCTGATTGGCTTTCACCAATTGGTGAGGACATACTTGCTGAGGGCGTTAAGTTTATTCTTAGGCCCGAGGTCGTGTTTACAGTCACCAGAAAGCCAAGTTCATACATGGGCAATCCATTCATCGTTGAGGCAGCTCTTGCCTGGGGCGGATCTATTGAGCCTAGTGATAAACCGATTATTTATAGGTTCGCGAACAAGGTTCCGTTGATATATGATGAAGGTAATGACGTTGTTAGGAAGATAGTCGATGAGATTGACTGGACACAGTACAAGGTTAAGTTCCCAGCCTCACTGGCCATTGTGGTTCATATATGCTCGACGAAGATACCATACGCAAGCGCAGGTAAGGAGGCCATTGCCGAGGTCCCGGAGATTGAGTCGGAGGTTAGGAATGCTGTTAGGGAGGTTGCAAGGAAGCTCAGGCTTTACATAACAAGGAAGGAGAAGGAGCAGGAACTCCTAATGAAGTACGCAATATTCAGCATGTACGGTGAGGAGGTAGCCAACGCCCTCTCCTACGTGAGTAAGGCAGACCTTGACGAGCTGAGAGGAAGCATTAATGCGTTAATAAGGGAGAAGCTAAAGATAAGGAGTCTCGAGGAATTACTCACAAACACTGCTAACAATGCCGAGAACGGGAGTAATGAAGGCAATAGTGATCAGGAACACGAGCCATCATCATGAAGCCTCAGACGCACCAGCAACATCACCAAACCAATGAGTGTATCTCAATGTGGGTTTATATGATTATCTCCACCCAATTCATAATCACGCCGATAACTTCATGCCATGTAGATTCTTCAGGCTTATTTATCGTAAGTACTCATTGGCGAGTAAATCCCCGATCCATTAATTACCTAATGCTTCATGAATAACCCTCCTCAGTTCATGGAGAGCCTTAATTACGTCATCATCATTTAAGCATATCCTGAATAGGTGCGTTCTATCCTCCCTCTTATCACTATTCCCAAAACCCAAGACACCTGGGAACAGGGTCAGTAACGCCTTAGCCACATCCTCCTCTCTGAAGGGTAGTACCATGACGGCGACCTCATCGCATATACCGTGCAGGTAATCAACGTGCCAAAACCTATTAACAACCTTATTAAGATGCCTAACTATCCTTGCCGCGCACGCATTGCCACAGGAACCGACATACGCATAAAGCCCATTACCTATCATGAATTTCCTACCCCTCGTAACTACACGACCACCCCTACACTTAAATAGGGCTACGTAACTCCGTGCCCTCACCATACATAGGTCACATTAACAACGGCATACTCAGGTATTTCACCATTGATTATTACACCCGCGTTTGTCGGTGGATAATACTCAGCGGCATAGCACGTGAATCCAAGGGTGAGTGCGTATGTTGAGTTCGGTAAGACTGGGACGATTAATTGTCCATATTGACCAGCCTCATAGGCGTATGTCGAGCTTTCGTATGTGTATACCGCTGTCATGGGTATTGAGGGCATCGCTTGAGCCATAACGTACACGTAGTATGAAACAGACCCCTCAATGACCTGAGGATTCGATAGCCTATACGTTATAACTAAGTAACCTGGTCCCTTGGTCTCAAAGTATAGTTCTTTCGTTGCTTGAAGAGAGTAGCCATTGCAGTTAGTTATTGATAATGTGGCGTTTATAGTTAGGTTACTCGTAATAACCTCCCTATGGCTTAATGAGCCCTGA from Vulcanisaeta distributa DSM 14429 harbors:
- a CDS encoding MmgE/PrpD family protein codes for the protein MTRDPIGEAIIHYALNVKFEDLDQQVINEVRRRVLDSLGVALAAFMAEPVKIARGIAKNHRSNVEATLWGTLDASSIEWAVFTNALMVRYLDYNDTYLSKEPLHPSDMIPALLAAAEYRGLSGKDLVTAIATSYEIGVRLCDAGSLRLHGWDHVNYIGIAVTAGLAKLMGLSENEALNALSIATVPHAAMRQSRVGELSHWKAAATANSSRNAVFAVLLAKEGFTGPDAPLKGEMGFIRQLLAGDFNDKLILDLGSMPSPKRILDTYIKPYPVEYHAQSAVDAARIIRQEYGKAIEPDDVELITIDTFKAAYDIIVKDPEKWDPKTKETADHSLMWVTAVALLYGTVELYHYKPENIRDPRVLSLIRKMKVNVDPELDKLYPSAIPNRITVKFKDGKELTARVDHPRGHPKNPMTDEEVENKFRRLTDGLLTPGQVNTVINLVKNLENLKDIKQVLKAIVI
- a CDS encoding GIY-YIG nuclease family protein, with the translated sequence MVRARSYVALFKCRGGRVVTRGRKFMIGNGLYAYVGSCGNACAARIVRHLNKVVNRFWHVDYLHGICDEVAVMVLPFREEDVAKALLTLFPGVLGFGNSDKREDRTHLFRICLNDDDVIKALHELRRVIHEALGN
- a CDS encoding DNA topoisomerase VI subunit B yields the protein MGTNDIVKFEALSPAEFFRRNREIAGFSNPTRAVYQTIRELVENSLDATETFKILPSIKIYIDYADQSRNWVSIYVEDNGIGIPGDEIPNVFGRVFYSSKYRIKQHRGIFGLGAKMVVLYAQSTTNTPILVRSAPLKSDVIYEYQLMIDITKNEPVIVSQRTLENKYAWHGTAIKVVLEGDWPKAKRRVEEYLRRTAMVAPYAEFVLRGPDEDDAIKIPRITTKMPDPPEEGLPHPKSVDVELIKQLIQRDPSMPLLEFLVENFDGVGETIAKTFLDFVGLPPDMPVGKLVNDELVNFVTKMREFNGWRRPRADWLSPIGEDILAEGVKFILRPEVVFTVTRKPSSYMGNPFIVEAALAWGGSIEPSDKPIIYRFANKVPLIYDEGNDVVRKIVDEIDWTQYKVKFPASLAIVVHICSTKIPYASAGKEAIAEVPEIESEVRNAVREVARKLRLYITRKEKEQELLMKYAIFSMYGEEVANALSYVSKADLDELRGSINALIREKLKIRSLEELLTNTANNAENGSNEGNSDQEHEPSS